A section of the Bacillus sp. HSf4 genome encodes:
- a CDS encoding tautomerase family protein encodes MPFVHVYYREGLLNNEELKKVSNSIHHSLMEHFKIPEDDYFHMCLPYPSNQFFFDPNYLLEGEKKRSDKMIHVSITCAPGRTINQKRNLYQSISEAFYHHLNISTTDIFITLNESFAENWSFGQGIAQMVNTEEEKD; translated from the coding sequence ATGCCGTTCGTCCATGTTTATTATCGAGAAGGTCTATTGAATAATGAGGAATTAAAAAAGGTGAGCAATAGTATTCATCATTCATTAATGGAGCATTTTAAAATTCCGGAAGATGATTATTTTCACATGTGTTTACCCTACCCATCTAATCAATTTTTTTTCGATCCGAATTATCTTTTAGAAGGGGAGAAAAAGAGATCAGATAAAATGATCCATGTTTCCATTACATGTGCGCCAGGAAGAACAATCAATCAGAAAAGGAATTTGTATCAATCCATCTCGGAAGCTTTTTATCATCATTTAAACATCTCTACAACTGATATTTTTATTACATTAAACGAGTCATTTGCTGAAAACTGGTCATTTGGTCAAGGAATAGCACAAATGGTGAATACGGAGGAGGAAAAAGATTAG
- a CDS encoding SDR family oxidoreductase — MFKNKVVLVTGGATGIGSATCIKLSSLGANVVVNYSKSLQEAQNTYDQLSNSGLLYQADISDERQVNEMILTCIQKFGKLDYLVNNVGITHQLAMDDFDGATDEIWDKLWNVNVKGTFYCIKAAAPYLKKGEDSAIVNVGSVAGITGLGSSVPYAVTKSAVHGLTKSLAFSLAPDIRINSIAPGAVDTRWWKGNEEKMNALAGNILLKRISTPEDIAETICYTLLQKSLTGQIITVDNGQTM, encoded by the coding sequence ATGTTTAAAAATAAAGTGGTATTGGTAACCGGTGGTGCAACAGGAATCGGGAGTGCAACCTGTATAAAGCTGTCTTCTCTAGGAGCTAATGTGGTTGTAAACTATTCAAAGTCACTTCAAGAAGCACAGAATACGTACGATCAATTGTCAAATTCCGGGCTGTTGTATCAGGCAGATATTAGTGATGAGCGTCAAGTAAACGAAATGATTCTGACTTGTATTCAAAAGTTTGGAAAGTTAGATTACCTCGTTAACAATGTTGGGATTACGCATCAATTGGCGATGGATGATTTTGATGGAGCCACTGATGAAATCTGGGATAAACTTTGGAATGTAAATGTGAAAGGAACATTTTACTGTATTAAGGCAGCAGCGCCTTATTTAAAAAAAGGAGAAGATTCAGCAATTGTTAATGTTGGAAGTGTAGCAGGCATAACCGGGTTAGGTTCCTCCGTCCCATATGCAGTGACAAAATCAGCTGTTCATGGATTGACAAAATCGCTTGCGTTTTCACTAGCACCAGACATAAGAATTAATAGTATTGCTCCCGGTGCTGTTGATACAAGATGGTGGAAAGGAAATGAAGAAAAAATGAACGCCCTGGCTGGAAATATTCTATTGAAAAGAATTTCCACACCTGAGGACATTGCTGAAACCATTTGTTATACACTTCTTCAAAAGTCACTAACAGGACAAATCATAACGGTAGACAATGGTCAAACGATGTAG
- a CDS encoding carboxymuconolactone decarboxylase family protein, producing MNDRIESNIPKKMRDIAPDFVDYGENILFEKVWRDPALTSKERSLCTLSALISMGNTEQLPFHLQLAEKNGINEKEMTALITHMAFYAGWPKAAAALNVIMSKK from the coding sequence GTGAATGACCGCATCGAATCCAATATACCAAAGAAAATGAGAGATATTGCTCCCGATTTTGTTGATTACGGAGAAAACATATTGTTCGAAAAAGTATGGAGAGATCCTGCTTTAACATCAAAAGAAAGAAGTTTATGTACTCTATCTGCTCTGATTAGTATGGGCAATACTGAACAACTGCCATTTCATTTACAATTAGCTGAAAAGAATGGAATCAACGAAAAGGAAATGACTGCTTTGATTACACATATGGCCTTCTACGCTGGATGGCCTAAAGCGGCCGCAGCGCTAAATGTAATCATGAGTAAAAAATGA